In a single window of the Bacillus mycoides genome:
- a CDS encoding DUF1129 domain-containing protein: MLSQESRDFLANTSTYLTAKGISEKDIESFLEDAELHLTEGEKRGKSVEDIFGDSPKEYANQLVKEMQVDYKRNLGWLATAIMSILCYWAVPDLLFRNLNEPYTISLIGLIGYPIILVLMIVGGILFLRGASFQRSMLKKGLLLFGAVILTYLPVLIMFLKDWYSFPSYEVPQLGRYLIGGVMLVITTIVNVRSLGWSGLFVLGIPIFMIVMVEQLVRVFF, from the coding sequence GAGTCACGAGATTTTCTGGCAAATACAAGTACTTATTTAACAGCAAAAGGGATAAGTGAAAAAGATATTGAATCCTTTTTAGAAGATGCAGAATTGCATTTAACTGAAGGTGAAAAAAGGGGCAAGAGTGTAGAGGATATATTTGGTGATTCACCAAAGGAATATGCAAATCAACTTGTAAAAGAAATGCAAGTTGATTATAAACGGAATTTAGGATGGCTAGCTACAGCTATTATGAGCATATTATGCTATTGGGCTGTTCCAGATCTTTTATTTCGAAATTTAAATGAGCCTTATACCATTTCTTTAATAGGGTTGATTGGATATCCGATTATCTTAGTGTTAATGATTGTGGGAGGAATTTTATTTTTAAGAGGTGCTAGTTTTCAAAGGAGTATGTTGAAAAAGGGTTTACTGCTATTTGGAGCAGTAATACTTACTTATTTACCAGTATTAATAATGTTTTTAAAAGATTGGTATAGTTTTCCTTCCTATGAAGTCCCTCAATTAGGAAGATATTTAATTGGAGGGGTTATGCTAGTGATAACAACGATTGTGAATGTTCGGTCTCTTGGTTGGAGTGGTTTGTTTGTGTTAGGAATTCCAATTTTTATGATAGTGATGGTTGAACAACTAGTAAGAGTATTTTTCTAA
- a CDS encoding ImmA/IrrE family metallo-endopeptidase codes for MNSYVNICVCITPGADISDDRIAKDLAVAESIWHPITFKIKEVIVLNELFRFCNREISYKNSIQSQEKLSSFFQTCVNEAPECDLYICYIGSDYFKETAVIACAYSLAKQQQLTGYIVLTNSAAPMKNIYTLAHEIGHILFTRRIHGKLTHADPHSPTGSEHHHSPSNLMYPIVPSPNNVHINSLLTNEQKALSLQSPLLQRKKQ; via the coding sequence ATGAATTCATACGTTAATATATGTGTTTGCATTACTCCAGGCGCAGATATTTCTGACGACCGTATTGCAAAAGATTTAGCAGTTGCAGAATCAATTTGGCATCCCATTACATTTAAAATTAAAGAAGTAATTGTACTAAACGAGCTTTTCCGTTTTTGTAATCGGGAAATTAGTTATAAAAACTCCATTCAAAGTCAGGAAAAATTATCATCTTTTTTTCAAACTTGTGTTAACGAAGCTCCTGAATGCGACCTTTATATTTGTTATATTGGTAGTGATTATTTCAAAGAAACCGCAGTAATCGCTTGCGCTTACTCTCTAGCGAAACAACAACAACTTACTGGTTACATCGTTTTAACAAACTCAGCTGCTCCAATGAAAAATATATACACCCTCGCTCACGAAATTGGTCATATTTTATTTACAAGACGAATTCATGGAAAACTTACGCACGCAGATCCCCACTCTCCAACCGGTTCTGAACATCACCATTCACCATCGAACCTTATGTACCCTATAGTCCCTAGCCCTAATAACGTTCACATCAATTCATTATTAACAAATGAACAAAAAGCGCTCTCTTTACAAAGTCCTTTATTACAAAGAAAAAAACAGTAA
- a CDS encoding DUF3928 family protein, producing MYTLKIVSDREALYQFASYVRVVQGVEDVYVEVGEPLYEHPLMKFYVHITIEETYDQHKALQEIARLVELGRFTYVHYHNEEIEEAFEVVKYESFKK from the coding sequence ATGTATACATTAAAAATCGTTTCAGACAGAGAAGCTCTGTATCAATTTGCGAGCTATGTAAGAGTTGTGCAAGGGGTTGAAGATGTATATGTGGAGGTGGGAGAACCTTTATATGAACATCCATTAATGAAGTTTTATGTACATATTACAATTGAAGAAACATATGATCAGCATAAAGCATTGCAAGAAATAGCTAGATTAGTAGAATTAGGGCGTTTTACATATGTCCATTATCATAATGAGGAAATTGAAGAAGCTTTTGAAGTTGTAAAATACGAAAGCTTTAAAAAATAA
- a CDS encoding NUDIX hydrolase, whose amino-acid sequence MGYIEELRKVVGTRPLILVGSAIIILNDNQEVLLQYRSDTYDWGVPGGAMELGETTEETARRELFEETGLSAKIMQFLGVLSGKEVYFRYPNGDEIFNVIHLYQAHHVGGELKLDHEGLELQYFPVDKLPKLNETTEKILQKFLYALTE is encoded by the coding sequence TTGGGGTATATTGAAGAGTTACGCAAAGTAGTTGGTACGAGACCACTTATTTTAGTAGGATCAGCAATTATTATATTAAATGATAATCAAGAAGTATTGCTTCAATATCGTTCAGATACATATGATTGGGGTGTGCCTGGCGGGGCAATGGAACTGGGAGAAACGACAGAAGAAACTGCTCGTAGAGAATTATTCGAGGAGACGGGACTAAGTGCAAAAATAATGCAATTTCTTGGTGTTCTTTCAGGAAAGGAAGTTTATTTCCGTTATCCAAATGGAGATGAAATTTTTAATGTGATTCATCTGTATCAGGCACATCATGTAGGCGGAGAATTAAAGCTCGATCATGAAGGGTTAGAGCTTCAATATTTTCCAGTAGATAAGTTACCAAAATTGAATGAAACGACAGAGAAGATATTACAAAAATTCTTATACGCATTGACAGAATAG
- a CDS encoding acetyl-CoA C-acetyltransferase: MHNVVITAAVRSPIGTFGGALKNITPVELAVPVLQEAVKRGGVEPHEVDEVILGHCIQRTDEANTARTAALAAGFPDTVTGYTIQRQCSSGMQAIMSAAMQIQLGVSDIVVAGGVEAMSSSPYALKQHRWGQRLQHGEIRDTVWEVLEDPIHHIMMGETAENLVEQYEITREEQDEVALRSHTLALQAIESGHFDDQIVPISIKERRKEVVFSKDEHPRADITAEKLAGLKPAFRKDGSVTAGNSSGLNDGSAVLVLMSEEKAKEKGLQPLARIVGYSVAGVDPKIMGIGPAPAIRKGLEKVEWSLEDADLLEINEAFAAQYLAVEKELGLDREKVNVNGSGVGLGHPIGCTGARITVSLIHELKRRGLEKGIASLCVGGGIGVALFIEAL; this comes from the coding sequence ATGCATAATGTTGTCATTACAGCTGCAGTTCGTTCACCAATTGGAACTTTCGGAGGAGCACTAAAAAATATAACACCAGTAGAATTAGCTGTTCCTGTACTTCAGGAAGCTGTAAAAAGAGGCGGAGTAGAGCCACATGAAGTTGATGAAGTAATTTTAGGTCATTGTATTCAAAGAACTGATGAAGCAAATACGGCAAGAACAGCTGCATTAGCGGCAGGATTTCCTGACACAGTTACTGGCTATACAATTCAACGTCAATGTTCTTCAGGTATGCAAGCAATTATGTCTGCTGCAATGCAAATCCAATTAGGTGTAAGTGATATTGTTGTTGCAGGTGGAGTAGAAGCAATGAGCTCGAGCCCTTATGCATTAAAACAACACCGTTGGGGACAACGTCTACAGCACGGAGAAATTCGTGATACGGTGTGGGAAGTTTTAGAAGATCCGATTCACCATATTATGATGGGTGAAACAGCGGAAAATTTAGTTGAACAATATGAAATTACAAGAGAGGAACAAGATGAAGTTGCGCTTCGTAGTCATACATTAGCGTTGCAAGCAATTGAGTCTGGACACTTTGACGATCAAATTGTTCCTATTTCGATAAAAGAACGTAGAAAAGAAGTTGTATTTTCGAAGGATGAACATCCACGTGCAGATATTACAGCGGAAAAATTAGCAGGATTAAAACCAGCTTTCCGTAAAGATGGATCAGTAACTGCAGGGAATTCATCTGGTCTTAATGATGGAAGTGCCGTTTTAGTATTAATGAGTGAAGAAAAGGCGAAAGAAAAAGGTTTACAACCGTTAGCTCGAATTGTTGGATATTCAGTAGCAGGTGTAGATCCGAAAATTATGGGTATTGGACCAGCACCAGCAATTCGCAAAGGATTAGAAAAAGTAGAGTGGTCATTAGAAGATGCAGACTTACTTGAAATTAATGAAGCTTTCGCTGCACAATACCTAGCTGTAGAGAAAGAGTTAGGGTTAGACCGTGAGAAAGTGAATGTAAACGGTAGTGGGGTAGGACTTGGACATCCAATTGGTTGTACAGGAGCTCGTATTACGGTAAGTTTAATTCACGAATTAAAAAGACGTGGATTAGAGAAAGGTATTGCCTCTCTATGCGTTGGAGGCGGTATTGGAGTAGCTTTATTTATAGAAGCATTATAA
- a CDS encoding AAA family ATPase, with product MIDVPFLKNVTLKKENIPSFSAYPYCLPAIRTLQSLAFHPNVTFIIGENGTGKSTLLEGIAVALGFNAEGGTKNFRFSTNDSHSSLHEYLRISKSFNTPNDGFFLRAESFYNVASYIDEIDAIKSYGGVSLHEQSHGESFFSLFMNRFSGKGLYILDEPEAALSPMRQLSMLIRMHELAEQGSQFVIATHSPILMAYPESTIYSLTQEGIHESTLEETEHYQTTKLFFENRDRLFHHLFES from the coding sequence TTGATTGACGTACCCTTTTTAAAAAATGTCACATTAAAAAAAGAAAATATCCCTAGCTTTTCCGCATACCCTTACTGTCTACCCGCTATTCGAACTTTACAATCACTAGCTTTCCACCCAAATGTAACATTCATTATTGGAGAGAATGGAACAGGTAAATCAACATTACTCGAAGGAATTGCAGTGGCTTTAGGTTTTAATGCAGAAGGTGGAACAAAAAATTTCCGATTTAGCACAAACGATTCCCATTCATCTTTACATGAATACCTTCGAATTTCAAAAAGTTTCAATACACCAAACGACGGTTTCTTTCTTCGCGCTGAATCATTTTATAACGTTGCTTCTTATATCGATGAAATAGATGCTATAAAATCTTACGGCGGCGTTTCACTTCACGAACAATCACACGGCGAATCATTCTTCTCATTATTTATGAATCGTTTTTCAGGAAAAGGTTTATACATTTTAGATGAGCCTGAGGCAGCTTTATCCCCGATGAGACAACTTTCAATGCTCATTCGCATGCACGAACTAGCTGAACAAGGTTCACAATTTGTTATCGCGACGCATTCTCCCATTTTAATGGCTTATCCTGAATCTACTATATACTCTTTAACTCAAGAGGGGATTCACGAATCGACATTAGAAGAAACGGAGCATTACCAAACAACAAAACTTTTCTTTGAAAATCGCGATCGATTATTTCATCACTTATTTGAGTCATAA
- a CDS encoding DUF4184 family protein — MPFTFAHPAAVLPFAKKHSSYISVTALILGSMAPDFEYFLYFRPYGIIGHTWAGFFYLNLPLVFLLAYAYHFILKGPFITHLPKPFASYYKYVVDAKWGLYTWKNFFVFCYSALFGMVTHVVWDAFTHKTGYFVMEMPLLQQEVYSIPIYKFLQHGSTCFGLLLLIYVLWKYRRETDQDTSLTSEKKKYWASSIVVAAIIFIVHALLDPYFHIFQIGGIIVSGLTSSFCGLLIVSIVYKSRD, encoded by the coding sequence ATGCCGTTTACATTTGCACATCCAGCAGCTGTTCTCCCTTTTGCTAAGAAACATTCTAGTTATATTTCGGTGACGGCTCTTATATTGGGTAGTATGGCACCTGATTTTGAATATTTTTTATATTTTAGGCCATACGGTATTATTGGCCATACATGGGCTGGTTTCTTCTATTTGAATTTACCACTCGTTTTTTTATTAGCATATGCATATCATTTTATTTTAAAAGGACCATTTATAACACATTTACCTAAGCCTTTTGCTAGTTACTATAAATATGTAGTAGATGCGAAGTGGGGGCTATATACTTGGAAGAATTTTTTTGTATTTTGCTATTCTGCTTTATTCGGTATGGTGACGCATGTCGTTTGGGATGCTTTTACTCATAAGACAGGCTATTTTGTTATGGAAATGCCGCTGTTACAGCAAGAAGTATATAGTATTCCAATTTATAAATTTTTACAACATGGGAGTACATGTTTTGGTCTACTATTACTAATATATGTACTATGGAAATATAGGAGGGAAACTGATCAGGATACTAGTTTAACTTCGGAAAAAAAGAAATATTGGGCTTCATCTATCGTTGTGGCGGCCATTATATTTATCGTTCACGCGTTATTAGACCCCTATTTTCATATTTTCCAAATAGGAGGTATAATAGTATCTGGACTGACAAGTTCGTTTTGTGGACTTCTTATTGTTTCTATAGTTTACAAATCAAGGGACTAA
- a CDS encoding DUF3997 domain-containing protein, whose product MKRWIILFAALLLTGCTGNTNHLTYTINDEYELIHTSGDAFELFPSQDAVYATQYIPAKITEIAWDDKYIITKQIEEKSDPNNPDAAITNKKIEHYWIIDVKHNKRFGPYNEKQFNEQKDAFKITVPFQSVDSYVKELKKQSA is encoded by the coding sequence ATCCTATTTGCCGCACTCTTATTAACAGGTTGCACAGGCAATACAAACCATTTAACCTATACAATTAACGATGAATATGAACTCATACATACTTCTGGAGATGCATTTGAACTTTTCCCATCGCAGGATGCTGTATATGCTACACAATACATCCCTGCAAAAATTACAGAAATTGCTTGGGACGATAAATACATTATCACAAAGCAAATTGAGGAAAAATCAGATCCAAACAATCCTGACGCAGCAATTACAAATAAAAAAATTGAACATTATTGGATTATCGATGTAAAGCATAATAAACGATTTGGTCCTTATAATGAAAAACAATTTAACGAGCAAAAAGATGCTTTTAAAATTACAGTGCCTTTTCAAAGTGTAGATTCATATGTGAAAGAGCTAAAAAAACAGTCAGCATAA